One Helicoverpa zea isolate HzStark_Cry1AcR chromosome 11, ilHelZeax1.1, whole genome shotgun sequence genomic window carries:
- the LOC124634471 gene encoding uncharacterized protein LOC124634471, translating into MKDVMIVVLVYACFSLVLLTDAKDIGKEEVDKVIEDEITQKLSEDLLQSLERKFQVDLQKSVDMVLTKIKLLLKNGTLHIQDRLTELQDMLDVIKGHGEKELETCLQKKQNETSALAEKALHQMVVCGYALIGHDPAQAVHSVLALKNMIRTGIKPIYEQKNEVYSLLKVCGHDHDTLKKVIKCVISKSPIIKAAMMDVTSKLIEGVVSLTKLMAHGAMHEACLIEVIRNIEDEAFTIVENVRVCVYTNNTFTQEIKDYIKQNNATVLDIPRKDKVKKTETLEKPEKIAKPEKEADVKQMKDMIRRMLSENKVQDIDSAFKTKLAKLQQDLAVVDANEIVKKDKVDK; encoded by the exons ATGAAGGATGTCATGATTGTGGTTCTCGTTTATGCCTGCTTTTCTTTGGTTTtg tTAACAGATGCCAAAGATATTGGGAAAGAAGAAGTGGATAAGGTAATAGAAGATGAAATAACGCAGAAGTTGAGCGAAGATCTTCTACAATCCCTCGAGAGGAAGTTCCAGGTGGACCTACAGAA GTCCGTGGATATGGTACTGACGAAGATCAAGCTGTTACTGAAGAATGGGACTCTGCACATTCAGGACAGACTGACAGAACTTCAGGATATGCTGGACGTTATCAAGGGTCATGGAGAAAAAGAG TTAGAGACCTGTCTCCAGAAGAAACAGAACGAGACCTCAGCGTTAGCAGAGAAGGCTCTTCATCAGATGGTGGTCTGTGGTTACGCCCTGATAGGCCATGACCCAGCGCAGGCAGTACATAGTGTGCTGGCTCTTAAGAACATGATCAGGACGGGTATTAAACCG atATACGAGCAAAAGAACGAGGTTTACAGTCTTCTGAAAGTCTGTGGACATGACCATGATACGCTGAAGAAGGTCATCAAGTGCGTCATATCCAAG TCACCAATAATAAAAGCAGCAATGATGGACGTGACAAGCAAACTAATCGAAGGTGTTGTTAGCCTAACAAAACTGATGGCACACGGAGCAATGCACGAAGCTTGCCTCATAGAAGTTATCAGAAATATTGAAGACGAAGCCTTCACTATAGTTGAAAATGTCAGAGTTTGTGTATACACCAACAATACATTCACACAAGAAATAAAAGATtacatcaaacaaaataatgcgACAGTCCTAGATATACCTAGAAAAGATAAAGTTAAGAAAACAGAGACTTTAGAAAAACCTGAAAAGATAGCTAAACCTGAGAAAGAGGCTGATGTCAAGCAAATGAAGGATATGATTAGAAGAATGCTGTCGGAAAACAAAGTTCAGGATATAGATTCAGCGTTTAAGACTAAATTGGCTAAGTTACAGCAAGATTTGGCAGTTGTTGATGCTAATGAAATTGTTAAGAAGGATAAGGTTGATAAATAA